From Triticum aestivum cultivar Chinese Spring chromosome 7B, IWGSC CS RefSeq v2.1, whole genome shotgun sequence:
tttgcatcaatgccatgtttaacttgttttgctcatatcttctaggccgtagctccgaactaaatgaactttatatgtaacttgactagaatctcgtgtagatcatcttggtgcattttaacttgctgtttaacaacttgaacataaggtttattcagatctggaccaacttcgaaatatgcatatgaggacttatcagaattgttatatgttgttcccggcctcatttaaacttgccttgatgtgttgttcttgtttgcatcatctctggccatgagtagcctcatctagatttgtcatgcatcatgcttgttatgcatcatgtcatgttcatgtgtggtgtgtttactatgttgtgtgcttcttttcgatagttcccgtttcgttgcgatcgtgaggattcgttcgtctacgtttggttcttcttcgtggcttcatcttcttcatggactcgttcttcttccttgcgggatttcaggcaagatgaccgctaccctagatctcactactatcattgctatgctagttgcttcgttctatcgctatgctgtgttacctatcttctgctcatcaagcctcccatattgccatgaacctctaacctttgacacctttcctatgcaaaccgttgtttggctatgttaccgcttttacccagcccctcttatagcgttgctagttgcaggtgaagttgaagatttctccatggtggacaggattttggttggatatcacaatatctcttatattattaatgcatctatatacttggtaaaggatggaagactcggccttatgcctggtgttttgttccactcttgccaccctagtttccgtcataccggtgttatattcccgaattttgcgttccttacgcggtcgggtgatttatgggaccccctagacagttcgctttgaataaaactcctccagcaaggcccaaccttggttttaccatttgcctcaccaccacctattttttccttgggagtcgctctctcgagggtcatctttattatagcccccccgggccagtgcttgtctaagtgttggtccgaactagagcactTTGCAGCGGCCCCTCAAGGAAACTtaaggtctggttttagttgtacggattgctcatccggtgttgccctgacaacgagatatgtgcagctcctatcaggattgtcggcgcatcgggcggtcttgctggtcttgttttaccattgtcgaaatgtcttgtaaaccgggatttcgagtctgatcgggtcttagCTTACTATGGAAATAGCTATCAGAACCGTCGGACTCTGCCTCAAGATTCGAACCGAAGTGTGGTCCGGTTCCTTTTCTTGTTCTTTTGTTGATTTTTGGATGGTGTAACCCGGCCCACGTGCTGACAACTTTACAGATGGAGTAAAGACAGGGCCTGCCCCATGTGGTTCTGGCTCGTTCTTGGACTAACTCGTCGGTCACGGACGTGTGCAATGGAGGTTCCACGCCGTCCATTGAAcattttttttagcatcagtaggcgcctcgtcgtcgacgggaacgtctcctcccactgaaagcgcatcgccggaaattctgaaataaatccagaaataatgcgagcaccaggatttgaaccctgatgggttggggatatcattgtccacctaaccaactcaaccacaggttgattcgctcaCCGTCCATTGAACTTGCATACCGGTTCCTGCTGCTCGTGAGCCTCGTTACGGCCAGTTCCTTCGTCGCATGACACCTTTTTTTTCCAGTTGCCACGTCGCGTTCCTTTTCCATGTCTTTGGCGAATTTTGTGCTGATAAAAGCCTGTGTTGACTCAGTACAGCACAAGTTCGGAGGTTCCACGCCCTCATAAAATGAATGTGTAGGTTCTGTCGTATATAATACTACCATAGTACATGATTTTCCCTACATATACGTAGCCGGTGTGCAGGAGTGTCAGAACCTTCAATGCATGCACTGTATCAGTGTCATACACATGCAATAGGACAAATTTTTTTAGCACAAAAGGATGGATAGTTTAATGCAACCCCTCATATGGACATACAGGCAGCTTAATTCGTGCCGTGCTCCTACAGGTAAATATACTACCTGTAATCGCAATTGAATATGAAAAAAAAACAGTCGATTCAACGTTTCATGAAGACTCGTTTGGCACCACTCTTGGATTTGATGATACTTCGTGGCAACCAACTCCCTCCTGTCGGTTCTTTTGTGAAGACTCGTTCGACACCGCCCTTGAATTTGACGGTTCTTCGGGGTGACCAACTCCCTCCTATCAGTTCTTTTGTGAAGACTCGTTCGGCATCATCCTTGAATTTGACATTTCTTCGAGGCGACCAACTCGCTCCTATCGGTTCTTTCGTGAGACTCGTTCGGTACCACCCTTGGGTTTGACGGTTCTTCGTGGCGACCAACTCCCTCTTAACTGTTCTTTTCTGAAGACTTGTTCGGCACCACCATTGGGTTTGGCGGTTCTTTGTGGCGACCAACTCCCTCTTATCGGTTCTTTTGTGATGACTCGTTCGGTACCACCCTCTGATTTGACGGTTCTCCATGGTGACCAACTCTCTCCCATCGGTTCTTTGGTGAAGACTCGTTCGGCACCACCCTTTGATTTGACGGTTCTTCATGGTGAATAACTTCCTCCTACCGGTTCTTGATGGCGATGTCGGCTCTTCACAAATTCGATTCCAGTTCCAAGTATAGTTTTGACGGCTCTACGGAGGTGGAACCCGGTTCTTTGCAAATTGTATTCTGGTTCCAAGTATAATTTTGATGGTACTGTGGAGGTGAGACATCGGCCCTAGCGTATTACCTTCTCACAAAAAAAGAACTTGTATTACCTAGCGTAGTGGACACAAGCTAGTACATACAGTTGTTTTATACCTGATGAATAATTAACTTAGCCAACACTAATCAACTGTCTTGACAAGATTACCTAACACGGTAGTCCCCCGTACAAGCCACGGGTCACAGCTAGGGAAGCAGGGAACGGAGACAGTGACCTCGAGGTACGGCAGTGCATATATCGAAGCATTGGCGCATGCACAAGTGCACGCATCTGCAGCAGTAGGGACATACTCATATTATAATTTTCTGTGCAGCTCTAGCACCTAGTGCCCCAGCTCTGCACCAAGTCCTGAGGCCTGGAGTGTCAATAGCTGCTTAGCCAAAAGATCTCCTAATGGAACGCAAAGTACATTTCTGATTTGTGCCAGCATATCCTTGCTTAGAAAAAATCATGCACCAAAAGCAGCCAGAAAATCACACGGCAAGTAAACAAATCAAGAGCCCTAGGGACACAAGTAAatacaggaacaaaaatcaagagcAGAGTTAGAGATCCACAAGTAAATACTGGAAGAGATTTTTTTAGTAACTCACTTAAAGTTATTTTAAGATTGTGGTGCGAACTAGGGTCCCATTTTGATTAAAAGGCCCTGTGCTTGTCACGTGGTTCATTCCCAACGCTCGTCGGAATGGCACTGCCTCTACGTGTTTGCGACCTCTGTTCTCCGTTTCAGTCTAAAAGGTTCCATCAGTCTCAAAGTGTTGGTCATATGCGTCTCTGGTCCATTCTCCAACCTAAACTCATCAGATGGACCACTGGTGGCCGTAGCCCGGGCGCAGCTTTTTCCTGTCAAACAGGCCACTAAAACTCCGAGAACTCCCTCCACAATTTCTCCCCCTCCCGTGCTGCACGAATCACAAAGTTTGGGGCAATGACTTAGATAGCTATGTCTGGAGCAACCTATGGTAGACATAATtttgcacatatatatatatatatatatatatatatatatatatatatatatatatatatatatatatatatatatatccacatgTATTCTCATTCACACACATATTCTCATTCTTGAAATGAACAACTTTTTTACTCACCTATATATCTTCCGAGAGAGACCGAACGAGAGAGCATGCGGTTAATTAGATGATGAGAGAGACCGATCGAGAGAGCATGCGTGGACggctaaatagctagctagatctagttgttggggaggagaggtgaatctagctagctaactaatggagatggagttatggtggagggggcattaATGGGGAGAGGACGAGAGGTAGGAGAAAGAGAGATGTGAGAGAGGCCATTTATGGAGAagagttatggtggagggggacattaatgaggagagaagagaggtagtaggaagagagaagaagagcaacaatggtggagagtggagaggggaaaggagggggagagagggcaaagtgggggagaggagggggagggggtgaaaaggtggcaccagccgcaactagcagtagcgctgcttaCCAAAACGCGATGCTGCTACCGTACTTAGTAGCAGTGCTTTcttggagaagcgctactactaagtggggcccaTTAGCAGTAGCGGCGCAGTAAaataaagcgctactactaaactgTTAGTAGTAGTGTTGGATTCTGCACGACGCTGGTACTACATCTATCGTCGGTGGCCTCGTCTGGTCCCACGTAGTAGTACCGTGTTTTTggtttccagcgctactgctatagacaGAATAGTAGCACTTTCCTGgatcagcgctactgctaactagtaGCAGCGTTGACtattttccagcgctactgctaactagtaGCTGCTAACttgtataagcatttccctagtagtgttaattTTATTGACAGATTGCACTTCTAGTTTCTACAGCTAGTGCTAACCGATGATTGAAAAATATATCTACCTTAACTCTAGACAACTACATCACATTGTCACTGCCTAGCAGTGATGAACCCTAGCGATACAAATAAAAAAATTACAATGGCAGTGACCTACAGCAAAAGAGGGAGGGATGATATGCTCACCTGGGTTGGAGCCGAGGGTTGCCTACAGTCTACTCTGTCGCCGTCATCGTCTCCTGTGGTAGATGGGAGTGGGAGGCTCAGATGCAAAACACACCtctaaattaaaaaaaattccaaaTGGACTAGATGAGAGTGGGAGCACAGATGTGTACCACAAGACCGGAGAACGACGACAATCGTTGGAATCGGCCAAAATCAAAGCGGCACGACCAGcggcgagagagggagagaaaagGGAACGAAACAGAGCAGTGGGTCACAGAGTGAGAGTGGGTTGAGGGGGTCGTTGCCCCCATTGGTTTTGACCCCCACGGCATTCTAATACTATTTGTGCTTGCCCAATAAGAAAAAAGATGACCACCTAGAAATTGTCATCTCAAAACTATATATTTCAAGtcttaaactaaaaaggaaaaaaagtaaaTTTAACAAAAGTAAACTATAATATACTGTTAAAAAGATCACagaataaaaaactaaaaaaatttggAAGTGTCAAAATACATATTTGACGGCTCAAAACTATATATTTCAAGtcttaaactaaaaaggaaaaaaaattaaagCCTCAAAGTACATATTAAAAAAATGTCATTATttccatttaaaataatataaatttaATAAAAGTAAACTATAATATACTATAAAAAATATCACCACacaaaaaactaaaaagaaacaaaTTTTGAAGTGTCAAACTACATATTTGAAGGCTCAATACTATATATTTTAAGTCTTAAACTAAAAAGGAAACAATATTAAAGTCTCAAAATACACATTTTAAAAAATGTCATTATGTCgatttaaaataataaaattttAGTACAAGTAAACTATAATAGAATATAAAAAAGTTCACCACAAAaacctaaaaaggaaaaaaatggaaCTGTGAAACTACATATTGGAAGGCTCAAAACTATATATTTCAAGTCTCAAACTAAAAAGGAAAAGACAGTGAATTTTAAGTCCCAAACtacatattttaaaaaatgtcattatttttatttaaaataatataaatttaATAAAAGTAACTATAATATACTATTAAAAATATCACCAcataaaaaactaaaaactaaaaatttTTGAAGTGTGAAACTACATATTTGAAGGCTCAAAACTATATATTTCAAGTactaactaaaaaggaaaaaagtaAACTTAAAATCTTAAGTACATATTTTTAAAAATGTCAATATTTCTATTTAAAATAATTGAAAATTAATAAAAGTAAACAATAATATACTATAAAAAaatataccaaaaaaaatagtaatgTAAGAATGTTGGCATTGACAAAATAACAATACCGGCGTCGGTTATAACAGCACGCCACAACTAAATATAATAGTGTTGGCGTTCCATGCTATTCCACGACAGCAATATATTACGCCTGGTACAAATTGTTGATCTCATATATTTCTCACACTGCCTTGTTTTCGAACGCCACTACTATTCGTACCAAATCAGCCAACGCCATCACTATTTGAAAAAAAATAGTGATGGCGTTGGTTGTAAATGGAGCGCCACCAACGAAAGTTGTGGCTAACCCTTTATCCACTAGTGAAGATTGAGGGAGGTTGTTAGATAATGTTTATACGTAGCTTTCGTGTAGACACtttataatgagatagccacacccgtaTTGGGTGTCGTTCAGTTTCCCACGAACATAACGTTTTACAATCCTGAGAGGCCATCCAAGGGAGTCTGTTGTAGGCTGATGCCGTTTTTACCCTCTCTAACTAAACCTAAAGTGGCGAAGTTACTAGCATGTCGCCATGTCCTTGCACTAGAGAAGGAAGTTGGGGTCTAGACGATCGTCTTGGAGATGGACTGAAAGATGGTTGTGAGCAAGCTCAACTCTGAAGGGAAGGACGGAGGGAATAGTAAGTGTATATTTGTTTCTAAATATGAAAATATTACTATTAAATACTAATATACCAAAGATATAAGAATATTAAATactagtataccaaagatatacctAAATATAAGAATATTTAATAGTAGTATACCGAAGATATTCTACAGTTAAATTCTAAtaactctgttccaaaatataagaatATTACTATAAAATACTATTAGCTGTTTTCAAATAATTAGTAATAGAGATAATATTCTTTTGTAGTGATATATCTTTATTCCTCATTAAATATAAGAATATTACTAGTATTAAATACTAGAATCCCAAAGATATATCTaatagtataccaaagatatacaacAATTAAATAATATTACATATGTTCCAAAATATAAGAAtgttactactacctccgtctggAAATAGTTGTCCTCAAAATGAATAAAGGAGgctgtatctagatgtattttagttatagatacatccctTTCTATTTGTTTTGatcacaagtattttcggatggagggagtattaaatacTGTCACAACTATTCTTATATTTAGTAACAGAGATAATAGTATTTAATAGTAGTATATCATttttcctaaatactccctccgtcccaaaattcttgtcttatatttatctagatacggatgtatctgacactaaaatgtaactagatacatccgtatttagacaaatcaaAGACAAAAATTTTGGGATGGTGGGAGTATAAGAATATTACTATTAAATACTAGTATACAAATATATATTTAATAGTATACCAAAATATAAGAATATTTAATAGAAATATACCAAAGATATGCTACTATTAATTGCTGGTATTAAATAAATAAATCTGTAGATTAACACGCGGTCCCCACCTTGGCCTGTGCCTTCCGTTTCAGTTCATAAAAGGCAACACATGCTTCTCCTCCTCGCTCACATTCTTCTCATGCCGCTCTCCTCAACCAACTCCGCGCGTCTGCTCGACCGATCCACCGCGATGTCTAGCTCcgacgtcagtgccatgcccgcaGCCAACCACGAGGGGCACAGCCTGGCGGGCCCCGCCCCGCCCCCTGCGCCGGTGGTTCACAAGCGCAAGCCCGGGAGACCCCAGGAGAAAAGCCCGCCCCCAGCGGCCACCAGAGAGGAGCTGGAATCCAAGGAGTCCCGGGAAGGTCCCTTGAAGGTGCTTGCGCTCCCGGCGCCAGGGGCCCGGCGTGCTTATGTTGTCTCAGATGACAAGATGGTGAGCCGCGCTCGCGCCCCCACACGGCGTGCAAGCGCGGTATCCGACGACAAGATGGTGAGCCGCGCTCGCTCCCCCCCCCTCTGCTACTAGTGATTTGAAGTTAACCGGTGCCTAATGAGCTGGAGTTATTGACAATCTTTAATCTAGTCATGTGAATTAGTGCTAGTGCTTAATGAACTACCTGATGTGTATGTGCAAGAATTACGTGCTGGGTATATGTCCTTGGACTTTCTAATCGCTGCGATCTCATCTGGCAGATGGACAGGAACGAGATAACGCCGGTGGTTCGCAGGCGCAAGCCCGGGAGACCCCAGGAGAAAAGCCCGCCCCCAGCGGCCACCAGAGAGGAGCTGGAATCCCGGGAGTCCCGGGAAGGCCCCTTGAAGGTGCTTTCACTCCCGGCGCCAGGGGCCCCGCGTACTCACGCTGTCTCCGGCGACAAGATGATGAGACGCGCTCGCGCCCCCACCCGGCATGCAAACACTGTCTCCGACGACAAGATGGTGAGCCGCGCTCGCGCCCCCACCCTGCATGCAAACCATGTCTCCGATGACAAGATGGTGAGCCGCACtcgcttccccctctcctactAGTGATTTGAAGTTAACCGGTGCCTAATGATTTGAAGTTACTGACAATCTTTAATCTAGTCATGTGAATTGTACTGTAGCTTACTGAATTACCTGACGTGTATGTGCATGAACTACGTGGTGTGTATATGTCCTTGGATTTTCTAATCGCTGCGGTCTCGTCTGGCAGATGGACAAGAACGAGATGGCGCCGGTCCAGGGGGTGCCGCGCATGCGAGGGAGCATCGCGTCGTCAAGTGCGGTTGGTAAGTATACTTTATGCTGCTTTTTTTGTCAACATCGTCTCCGTGCAGGCTACACTGGCAAACAAGCTGCTTAACTCTTGTGCATGCTGGTTTTTCGTCATCACTAGTATACTGGTATTGGACTGAAGCTTGTTAGCTCTGTCCATGCTGGGTCTTTTTTTTTCATGATTAGTATTGTTATATATTAGCAGAAGCTGCACATGTTTTCTTTCCATTGACGTTGGTGCGGGCGGTGCTACGCGTCAGTCGGCCGAGGGATGGACGCCTTACTCACCTGATTTTAATCAAGTCCCACCTAGGTGTAGTTCGTTTTGTCACTAGCTGTGTATACATAGGCGAGCTCCAGCACTATGTTGCAGCGTGGAAAACATATGAACTGTAATAAGAAACATGCAATGGCTAGAAATATCTCCACATATTTTTTCAGCATGTTTTAGGTGTCAACGAAATTAGTCGGATCGCCAGCCATCGAATTGACATATGGAGCATTGGATCACACTACACGGCAGCAGAGAGAATGGAAACCGTGTTCCTCCATAGCCTCCACAATACATGTGTATCCACCACCCCTCCCACATCGTCGCAACAGACAATTACGTCGGCCCCTTGCAACACCTGGCTTTGGTACCCTAGAGATCCTTGATATCGCTTGGATATCCTGCAAGTATTATTACAGTGCGCCTACGAGGCGTCGTCCTTGCAACATTGTCTTACAGACAATGTAGTTGatgccaccaccaccatcacccatTTACACATGGGCCGTGGCATGTGGCACTGTTCGTGGGATAAAACACACCCCGCGAGAATATGCGGTTGCACCACTatgatctgtgcatcttaggaaTTGTTGTGACTGCCCCTGCAAAACTAGCGATGATACGACCATCGCCCTGCAACATCGGCCATAGTTGTAGCACATATGAGAAGACGGATGCCGCACCTAACAACACATTATGTGTTTTTTGCACCATATGAAAGCACTGCCTTGCAACATCGGCTATCAGGGTGCTGCACCGACAAACACACTCACGACCTTGAGATGTCGTATGCCTTGGCCGATGTAGCATAGTGCTCCTCTTTCAGCATATAGCGATGGCTTGTAGAATTGATGGTCGGAGAGTCGCAACATCATTGAGTGGCAGTGCTAGCCCAACTCATTGTCATAGAGAAAGGGGAATAAAGGATGGGTGTGCACGTGGTGGAAATAAAGTGAATGGATATGGTGAAGAGAGAGGAAGACTAACAGGGGCATCTGGCGCTAGAGCGATCTGACTGATTTACCCCTGAAACCAGCCTGTTGAATATAATTCAATTTTCTTTTGAGAGACCTCATATAAAAACGTCGCAACATGCGAGCATGTCTATACAAAAAATTGTAGATATACAACGCATACTCATTAGCTTCAACAAATAAGTGAAAAAACACAATGTATATAGGCCTGAACCGATGGATCATCAGCATGCATCTACCAGATCTTCCTAGGTTACGCCCAACCGTGAGTCGTTCAATTGGGTCACACATCACTACCCAATCAACCACCAACTTAGTTGTTCCTCTCGTCTCCTCTACCCACCCTTCGCAACATACACCCATGATTCTCAGCAATAGACCAACATGGAGGCGACAATGGTGTCCATGATAGGCTAGTCAAAAGCACACTGGTGATCAACCTTACAACACTAAACAGAACATTGCAACATGAGGTAACCCCAACTTTGTAGCACTGGTGCACCATTTTCAACCACCTTGTAGCAATGAAAAGTTCACTTACCAATAGCATTGTTATACCAAGTTACCGGCTTCCAGCACTGAACACACGGGCTTGCAGCACCGCGATGATCAATGGTCGGCCTTTCAACAATATTAGTTAACATTGCACACCTCGTCTCCATTTTTATGTACATACACATGAGTGAGATTGGAACATCAGTAACGTATCAACATTACCAAACATGAAGACAATAAATTTGTTTCTCCAAGCATAGACGTTACTGAATAAGCGTGCAACTGCACATCCACCACATGAGCCATAATTTTTTAGCTCTGTGACAACAGCTTATAGTTGCAAAAGAGCTGAAGATGATGGTTTAGAATGTATATGATCAAAATAGATTAAATGGAGGGGAGGATGGACTACATATGTTGAATCGGACTAGCCGCAAGGTCACAAGTGCCTTGTCTAAATAGCCAAAAAGACAAAAGGAGGCCTCCTGGATTCTCCATCCTGAAGCTAAGCATAACTCCAACTCCAGACACGCTAGGGGGCTACTAAAGGTGCAATACACTAGGGATGTCTTCTGGGTGGGAAGCCCGGTAGCAGGCTTGCCTTAGGGCCCAAGAGGCCAACTGGAGGATCGGTGCAGTAGGGCAGCTCAGGAGCCTAGATAAGGACTGTGGGAGCATCTTGGCAGGCAAGCTAAGATGGCAGTGGTATGAGATCTGATGGATTCCTTGTAAACCTAGCCCGCGCCACCTATATAAGGAGGGGCTCGGGgttgtcattcacatatactctcATAGACTATACTCTCTGTAGCATTATACTTCATCTCCACTCTAAACCCCTCGCACAAGGTGCTCCAACATGAATAAAAATCAGATACAGGATGTTGGGCATTACCTCTCAccgagggcccgaacctaggtaaaaaccttTGTGCAGACTACCTTGTCGTGTATCCCTACAAGTTCACCACCCTACTATGGGTACTCACAGTTTTCCATACTATCACATAGTTAAGTTCTAACACATTTTCTCTGGGGAGTTGAAGCAACTCATGGTGTAAGTAGGTGTTGCTTGAAGCACTGATTCTACTAGCACCTCCTTTCCCTCCTTTGAGATACCTTGTCCTTCCAATCCAACCACTTTGCCATTTGAGCTTTCTTTAATATGTTTAAAATTTCCTTCCTTTGACCTACCCACCACGGTTGGGAGCCCCAAATAATGCTCGCTCAATGCCTTAGGATCTGTGCAAAGATATTAACAACAACTTACTCCTCCTATTTGCCTCACTTCCCAAAGAATGTTGAAGCTTTTAGAAAATTTCCCATTTGTCCCGAGGCCCACTAGTAGTCAAATAGGATATATTTAAGGTTACAAAGTTGCCATTTGACGGTTGAAGAAATACTATACTATCATCTGCAGAAATAAGATGGGCTACATGGGGGTTAGTGCTCCCAAAAGATATACCATTGATCTCTTTATCTTTGAGCACTCATGAGAAAGGCCAAAAAACTCGCAACATAGAAAATAAGAAAATAGGGAGACCATCGGTCTCCTTGCCAGAGCCCTCTTCATAGTATAAAAAATACATAACACACTCCTTTCAATTTGATAGAAAACCTGGCCGGGGTACCACACATCATAATCATCAAGATCAACCTATCTGAGAAACCAAGTGCCCTCATCATCAGATCGAGGAAAATCCAAACCACCCTCTTATAGGCCTTCATCATGTATAGTTTAATTGCGAACATTGGATTTTTCTATTTCTTGAACGAACATACTTTGCTCCTGCGTGATCATTATGGATATGACAACCTTCAATCTCTTTGCTAGGCCTTTGAAGCAATCTGACTGAGCGTGTTCAATAAGTTGATTGATCCCATTTGAGGAAGTATCTCCATTGAGGTAATTTTGGGGATTAGGACTAGAACCATATCACTAAAGTTTGGTCAAATAACTCCATTAAAAGAATCACCTATTACTATGCGTACATCATTTTTTAGAAATAACTAGTGAAATTGGTAAACATAAGTGAGAGGTTGTCTAGCCCCTGCGCTCTTGCCAGTCAAATTTAGAATAGTGCAttctcaatttcttcatccatcacgTCCGTGTTCACCCTCTCCTCCATATCACTAGTCAGACAGGGTCGGATGTGAGCTAAGATGTTGTCAGCATCAACAGAGGCTTCTGAAGAAAACAACTAAGCATAGAAATCGGCCGAAATCTTCCCCATCTCATTGTCAATAGTACAACTCGTGCCATCTGCCCTCATGTTTTGATCGTCTTC
This genomic window contains:
- the LOC123155937 gene encoding uncharacterized protein, with the translated sequence MSSSDVSAMPAANHEGHSLAGPAPPPAPVVHKRKPGRPQEKSPPPAATREELESKESREGPLKVLALPAPGARRAYVVSDDKMVSRARAPTRRASAVSDDKMMDRNEITPVVRRRKPGRPQEKSPPPAATREELESRESREGPLKVLSLPAPGAPRTHAVSGDKMMRRARAPTRHANTVSDDKMVSRARAPTLHANHVSDDKMMDKNEMAPVQGVPRMRGSIASSSAVGGVESEGLGSLEAGEMAPRGVQVSMINNHNFDLMSCRLSMSSSRRSSHPWSKSSRLWHNMSFNIHNGWRLLKSRLCEQK